The following is a genomic window from Lysinibacillus sp. JNUCC-52.
AAAGGTTTCGCTGTGTATGGGAGATCCTCTTCATTTGGTAATAAAATAGGACCTTCAAGTGCTACTTTTTTCAATACACTTACCTGCAGCTGCACAATTCCCGCAACATCTGTCGTATGCCCAGCAATTTCTCCGTCTCCCTGCATCGCATGCATATCGCCAATGTACACACCACCGCCAGGTACTTTGACTGGACAAATAATGGTAGCCCCTTCGCGAACACGGCTAATATCCATATGGCCGTCAGTACGATGTATATCTAGTTCCGCTTCGGTAAATGCATATTCATGCGGCGCTCCGATTAAAAACGAACCAAAATCACCTGCATTATGTGAATCTGGCATTGCCTTCGAAGGCGTCGTTCCTAGCTGACCTAAAAATGGGCGCATTCTTGCCATTACACCAATCAAATCGCTCGGTGCCAAAGCTACTACTGGGTTTTGCACTGAATTTTCAGGTGTGCGCATATAATTTTTTGCTTCTAACGCAATACGACGTGCGCCTTCGCGTCCAACTGTTAAACCAATAAACCCTTTTTGATCTAGTGCCATCGTGTATCCATTCGTCATTTTAAAAGGTGCCGTTTCTGTATCGCATGTTGAACAGCGTATTGCTTGCGGACCTACCCCACTCACTACGGTACTTGGATGAAGTTTGCCACAGCCTGGACATTTTACTGATACAAACGGATCTCCGATAAAACGATCGGGTATTGCCTCATCATGTCCAGATGCTGTCGCAAGAGATGTCACTTGTATGGATTTAATAGTAATAACAATTGCATCGCCTACTTCAGCGCCTTCAACAAACACGGGCTTCGTTACTTCATGTCCACCACGGATTGTTGGCGTTAGCATAGGACCCCAACATCCAGGCGTTGTATTGGCAATAATCGTGCCTCCATTTTTGACAGGGCCGAGCATTTGTTGCTGTGGATCCAAAATGCCGTCTATGAACTCATTTACGAACAGCGTTTCCACTGCTTCGACCTGCTGTACACTTTCGTCATTTTCTGGTTGTTTAGCTTTTTCATGCATCTGTAATTCTGTAATCATGTTTATCCACTCTCCCAATCCAAAAAATATTTTATGTAATCTACTTAAAGGTAAAAGATAGCTCTCCACATATGAGCAGAGAGCTAGTATTCATAATTTATTCATGTACAAATCAAAAATATGTGCAAATTTTATCATCTTGAAGAAGCCTTCACTTTAGTGCATTTTCTTTGCAATTACTAACAGCTCTGTCGTTGATGTCGATAAATAGCTACACTTTACCGCTTATAAAAATTAAATTCGACATAGAGGTCAATAGTTCCTGCTATTTCGATAAAACCTTTCCAATTTTACACACTGATTAGCAGTATGATTCAAGTAAAT
Proteins encoded in this region:
- a CDS encoding acetamidase/formamidase family protein produces the protein MITELQMHEKAKQPENDESVQQVEAVETLFVNEFIDGILDPQQQMLGPVKNGGTIIANTTPGCWGPMLTPTIRGGHEVTKPVFVEGAEVGDAIVITIKSIQVTSLATASGHDEAIPDRFIGDPFVSVKCPGCGKLHPSTVVSGVGPQAIRCSTCDTETAPFKMTNGYTMALDQKGFIGLTVGREGARRIALEAKNYMRTPENSVQNPVVALAPSDLIGVMARMRPFLGQLGTTPSKAMPDSHNAGDFGSFLIGAPHEYAFTEAELDIHRTDGHMDISRVREGATIICPVKVPGGGVYIGDMHAMQGDGEIAGHTTDVAGIVQLQVSVLKKVALEGPILLPNEEDLPYTAKPFSKEEKRRARELAEEFGVKQVEEAFPVSIVGTGTTLNNATDNAISRAAKLFEISEPEVMNRATITGSIEIGRHPGVVTATFQVPKSVLKKARIYKPIKKQYD